The nucleotide sequence CGACCTCGTGCGGGTGACCCTGGCGGCAGAAGGCTGGCGGGTTGTGCCGGGGGCGCGGACGGGGCGGGGTGCCTACGTCTGCGCCGACGCCCCCGACTGCTGGCAGGAAAAGCGGCTGAGGCGAGCGTTTCGGGCGGATGCCCCGGCGATCAGCACCCAACTCCAGGCCCTACTGGCCCACACGGATCAGCCTATGAACACCTGATCTTTGCCGCCGTCCGGCTTTCCCGACCAGGGAACGGGGCACGGCGGGACTCACCGGAGGTGAGCATGTCAAAAGTTCGGATCTATACCCTCGCCAAGGACCTTGGCGTGGACAACGCAAAAATGCTCGAGATTCTCGATAACCTCGGCGTGGCGTACAAGAGTGTCAGCAGCACCATCGAGGAAGAGACGGTCGAGCTGATCAAGGAGATGCTGGCAGAAGAACGCGCTCCGCAGACGGCTGAAGCTGCGCCGGTTCAGGCCGCTCCTGCGCCTGCCCCAACAGAAGCGCAGAACGCGCCGCAGGCTGCCGCGACCGCGACCGCCGAACGCGCGCCACAGACGCCTGTGAACGCGAAGCCCGAGATCCCCCACCGTGCCCCGGTGGTCACCATCATGGGGCACGTCGACCACGGCAAGACCTCCCTCCTGGACTACATCCGCAAGACGAAGGTCGCCGCCAAGGAGGCGGGCGGCATCACCCAGCACGTCGGGGCCTTTGAGGCCAAGACCAGCAAGGGCAAGATCGTCTTTATTGACACGCCCGGCCACGAGGCCTTTACCACCATCCGGGCGCGCGGCGCGAACGTCGCGGACATCGCCGTGATTGTGATTGCCGCCGACGACTCGTTGATGCCGCAGACCCGCGAAGCGATCGCCCACGCGCAGGCGGCCAAGGTGCCCATGATCGTGGCGATCAACAAGGTGGACCTGCCGCAGGCCGACCCCGAGCGCGTCAAGACTGACCTCACCCAGCTCAACCTGGTCCCCGAGGAGTACGGTGGTGATCTGATCGTGGTGCCGGTCAGCGCCAAGACCGGCGAGGGTGTCGAGGACCTGCTGGAGTACATCTCCCTCACCGCTGAACTCGAGGACCTGCGGGCCGACCCCAAGGGTGAATTCAGGGGAGTTGTCATCGAGAGCCGGGTGGACCGGCAAGCGGGCGTCCTCGCGACCGTGATGGTGCAGGAGGGCACCCTGCGCGTCGGGGATTTTTTGGTCGTGGGTGAGCACTACGGCAAGGTCAAGGCGCTGACCGACAGTAACGGCGGCCGCGTCAAGGAGGCCGGGCCCAGCACGCCCGTGCAGGTTCTGGGCTTCAGTGAGGCTCCGGCCAGCGGTGAAACGGTGGTCAGCGCCAAAAACGAGCACGCCGCCCGCGAGCTGGTGGCGCAGCGCGTGGAAGAGCGCCGCGACGCGGAAAACGCCCGCGTGCAGCGCAAGCGGACGTTGGAAGAGATGATGGGACCGCTGGGCGAGACACGCACGGTCAACCTGATTCTGCGCGCCGACACCCAGGGCAGCCTGGAAGCCATTCAGGGCATCCTCGCCAAAAAGGAAACCGAGGACGTGAAGCTGGAGGTGATGCTTGCGGGCATCGGCGCCCCCACCGAGGGTGACGTGCTGCTGGCTTCCACTGCCGACGCGACCATCCTCTGCTTCAACGTGACCGCGTCGGGGGGGGTGAAAAAGGCCGCCGAGGGACGGGACATCGAGATCAAGAGCTTCCGGATCATCTACGAGCTGATCGACGAGGTGGACCGCCTGATCAAGGGGAACGTCGAACCCGTCTTCGAGGAACGCTACCTGGGCCGCGCCGAGGTTCGTATGGTGATTCGTCACCCCAAGAGCGGCAACATCGCCGGGTCCTACGTGACCGATGGAATCCTGCGGCGCAACGCCAGGGCAAAGGTGACGCGCGGCAAGCAGGTGGTGTATGAGGGCACCATTGTGGGCCTCAAGCGCTTCAAGGACGACGTCCGCGAGGTCCAGACCGGCTACGAGTGTGGCATCAACCTCGACTGGAACGACGTGCAGGAGGGCGACATCATCGAGGCCAGCGAGATGGTGGAAGTCACGCAGGCGTAAGGAGGCACAAGAAAGGGGCGGTTTCCTGCCAAGGGGCCGCCCCTCTCCTGTTGTTGGCTTCGCTTCAGGTGCTGGGAGCGTCTGCACCCGCACTCGGGGTGCTCTGGCCGGTCTCGCCAGGCTGAGCGAAATCGCGCGGGCCGCCGTCCCGGCCACCGTGGTGATGGCCACCCCGGCCAAAGCCGCGCGGGCCGCCGAAACCGAAGGGGTTTTGCTGGAGCCTCTGCTTGAGCTCTTCGGCGCGGCGACTGGGGAGGTCACCGGCCTGTACGGCCTGGTCGATGGTGGCGCTCCCCGCAGCGAGCGCAG is from Deinococcus sp. YIM 77859 and encodes:
- the infB gene encoding translation initiation factor IF-2 codes for the protein MSKVRIYTLAKDLGVDNAKMLEILDNLGVAYKSVSSTIEEETVELIKEMLAEERAPQTAEAAPVQAAPAPAPTEAQNAPQAAATATAERAPQTPVNAKPEIPHRAPVVTIMGHVDHGKTSLLDYIRKTKVAAKEAGGITQHVGAFEAKTSKGKIVFIDTPGHEAFTTIRARGANVADIAVIVIAADDSLMPQTREAIAHAQAAKVPMIVAINKVDLPQADPERVKTDLTQLNLVPEEYGGDLIVVPVSAKTGEGVEDLLEYISLTAELEDLRADPKGEFRGVVIESRVDRQAGVLATVMVQEGTLRVGDFLVVGEHYGKVKALTDSNGGRVKEAGPSTPVQVLGFSEAPASGETVVSAKNEHAARELVAQRVEERRDAENARVQRKRTLEEMMGPLGETRTVNLILRADTQGSLEAIQGILAKKETEDVKLEVMLAGIGAPTEGDVLLASTADATILCFNVTASGGVKKAAEGRDIEIKSFRIIYELIDEVDRLIKGNVEPVFEERYLGRAEVRMVIRHPKSGNIAGSYVTDGILRRNARAKVTRGKQVVYEGTIVGLKRFKDDVREVQTGYECGINLDWNDVQEGDIIEASEMVEVTQA
- a CDS encoding YlxR family protein, which gives rise to MAAASRNTRHVPERTCVACRRKRPQPDLVRVTLAAEGWRVVPGARTGRGAYVCADAPDCWQEKRLRRAFRADAPAISTQLQALLAHTDQPMNT